The genomic stretch TCCGTCACCGCCACCGCGCCGTCCGTCGCCTCCTGGGCCTGGATGAGCATGGCGCCGGCGTCGTCGCGGACCACCATGCCGTCCTCGAGCGGCTCGAAGTAGCGGACCATCGTCTCCTGGCCCTCGCGCGCCAGTTCCATGCGCATGACGCCCGTCTCCACGTCACGCGACAGGCGCAGCGTGTCGGTGGGGCTCAGCTTGACGATGCGGGTGGTCTCCGGCGCGCCGTCCACGCTGGCGACGGGGTTGCTGCCCGTCCAGAACTCGATGCTGTTGATGACGATGGCGTCGATGAACGCGCCCAGTCCGTAGACGGGGATGATGGTGAGCACGAGGAACATCAGCCACTGCACGAACTTGTTGCCGGAGATGTTCTTGTTGAAGTTCCAGATCTTCTGCGTGAGCTGGAACTGGCCGAAGCAGCCGGTGGCGTGCATGGACATGAAACCGGCGAACAGCATGGCGAGCCAGGGGGACGGACGCTTCATTCTTTGACGTCTCCTAGAGGGGGGAGGCTTGACTCCCAGTGCGCCGCGAACATGCCACGGCGCGCACTGCTGTCACGAGCCCCTTCCACACTCCGTCCGCTGTTTGCCAGTCCGACGCGCCAGACGCCTGCGGGTGCCTCAGTCCGTCTCGCTCTGAACGAGTCCGTACTTGTGGAGCAGCGAGTACAGGTGCTTCCGGTCCAGCTCGGCCTCGCGGGCGGCGCGGGCGATGTTGCCTTTAGCGCGGCCCAACAGCCGGGTGAGGTACTCGCGCTCGAAGGCGCGGATGAGCTCGTCCTTGCAGACCTTGAAGGGGCCGGTGAACTCCACCGGCAGAGAGTCCCCGGCGGCGGCGGGGACCTCGCGGGTGAACTCGCGCAGCAGGGTGTCCCCGGCCAGCTCGGGAATGTCCACCATGTGCCGGGCGCGCTCCAGGGCATTGCGCAGCTCGCGCACGTTGCCCGGCCAGGTGTGCCCGGTGAACTGCTCGCGAATCTTCTCCGGCAGCCGGGGCCACAGGCCTTCGCCCGCGAAGGCATCCACCAGCAGGGGGATGTCCTCCTTGCGGTCTCTGAGGGAGGGCAGGCTGACGGTGAAGACGGAGAGGCGGAAGTAGAGGTCCTCGCGGAAGCGGCCCGCCTGCGTCTCCGCCCACAAGTCCTTCTTGCTGGCGACGATGATGCGCGCGTCGAAGGAGATGGGGGAGGAGGCGCCGAGCCGGCGGAACTCCCGGTCCTCGATGGCGCGCAGCAGCTTGGGCTGCAGGTCCAGGGCGAGGTCGTCGATTTCGTCCAGGAAGAGGGTGCCGCCGTTGGCGCGCTCCAGGCAGCCGATGCGCTGGCTCACCGCGCCGGTGAAGGCGCCCTTCTCATGGCCGAAGAGCTCGCTCTCGATGAGGGAGTCGGACACGCTGGCGCAGTCGAAGACGACGAGCGGCCCGCCCGCGCGGGGACTGAGCTTGTGGGTGGCCTTGGCGGCGGCGCCCTTGCCCGAGCCCGTCTCACCGACCAGCAGCACGGTGGAGTCGGTGGGCGCGATGCGCTGGAGCAGCGCGAAAATCTGCCGCATGGGCAGGCTGCGGCCCACCAGGTCGCCCAGCCGGTCCTCCAGGATGGGCTCGACCTGGACCGGGGAGACCTGGGGACTGAAGCGCAGGCGCACGTCGCCGACTTCCAGCAGGGCGCCAGGGCGGAGGAAGGCCTCACGCACCTGGGCACCGTCGAGGAAGGTGCCGTTGGTGGAGCCCAGGTCCTGCACGAGGAAGCGGTCCCCCTGGCGGCGCACCACCAGGTGGTTGCGGCTCACGGTGGGGTGGTCGATGACGACGTCATTGTCCGGGGCCTTGCCCACGCGGAGGGCTTCATTGGCCAGGGGGAAGACGGTGCCGGCGCGCTCGGTGTCCAGCAGGACGAGGTGGAAGAGCTGGGCGGAGAGCCGTTCCCCTTGAGTCCGTGCGCCAATGACGGTGTGAGAGGGGATGGGTGCGGGGGGCAGGGCGGGCATGGCCGGCGGGGATTCTAGACGGCTTCGCGCCTCGTGGTGACTTCCTGTCCCTCAGGATGATGCCCGCCCAGCAGCCGGCTAGGCGGGGACCGGTCGGGGCGGCAGGGTGGGCATCCGGTGCAGGGCCGAAGCGGGCTGCCCACGGCCCGCTGTCGCCGCACGGAGACACATGAAGGAGGTCGGCCCGCCCCGGTTCGACCCGGGGTGTCCTGGCCGGCGGCGACGTCGGCGCTCGATTTGGACGCTATCGGCGGGCGGCGTGGCGGCTTAGGACGCGGGGCAGCGAACCTGGAGGACTCTGTGATGACGGATGTGCGCCCCGAGGCGAAGCCCGTACAGAGGAATCGTGACGAATTGATTGATGCGCTGCGACAGCACCTCGCGGGCACCTTTCGCTGGGCTGGCGCGAGCGTGGTGCTGGGGGGCCTGGCGGTGCTCTATGGGTGGTCGTCGTTCCAGCAGGAACTGGATGCCGGAAGACACAGATGGCCGTTCAGTGCCCAGCTCCCGGTGTGGGGGAGCCTGCTCGTGGTCATCGGCCTGCTCGCCTTCTGGCTGGCGCCTCGCTACACGCGGAGGCTGGTGCGAAGCGTGGAAGCCGATGTGCGGGTTTCGCTGCTGATGACGGTCGAGCGGAAGGAGTTGCCCGGAGACGACAACGATGTCTTGTTCGTCGCCACCCTGTACACCCCGAAGCAACAGCGCGTGGTGCTTCAAAACGTGCATTTTCGTCAGGGGTACAAGCCGCTGGCGTATCCCTTCGAGGAAGGCGTTTCCCTGGCGCCGGTGCAGGTGTACGGCAGGCCCGGCCGGGGCCCCATCGTCATCGACGCGGGCTGGGCGTTCCTGCTGCCCGCCAACCTGACGTACCCCTGGTACAAATAGGAGCGGCCGCTCCCTTGGAACGAAGCGGCCGCCACGGCCCTGTCGCCAGGTGTGGCTAGTCCCCGGAGTAGACGCCGATGGTGCCCGGCATCACGGTGCCATCGCTCAGCGTGGTGCCCTGGAAGGCCACCAGCATGCGGCGCCGCGGGCCGGAGCGGTCCACCTGGATGTCCGGCACGCGCATGCTGGACAGTTCTCGCCCGAGCACGGAGAGGCCGTAGTGGGAGACGGAGCCGCCCCGGACACGGGAGAGGCCGCCGCCCCAGCTATGACCGGCCCAGATGCTGCCGTTGGCCGGGTCCGCCGCCACGCTGGCCACGTGCGGCGCGGCCAGCTCGTTCTTCAGCGTACGCACCACCTGACCGCTGTCGTTCAGCTCCGCGAGGCCGTGGCCGAAGGAGCCCACCCACGCGGAGGTGCCCACGACGGCGATGCCGGAGACCAGGTCATCCGTGCGCTGCTCCGGACGGGAGTAGCGCTCCTCGCCCACCGCGTCCTTCCAGATGTCGATGCGGTTCCATGCGGAGGCTCGGGACTCCGTCCGCGTCTGGCCCTCCCAGAAATCGTTCGCGACGGTGCCGTAGAAGTAGCGCGTCGTCCGGTTGGCGCCGCCGACCCAGACATCGCCGTCCGGACGCACGCCCAGGCCCCAATACGCATCCGTGAGCAGCGCGGGCTGAACCCTCCACCGGCTCCGGTCCTCTCCGTACTGGGCCCGGTCCGCCGTGGGGTTCGTGTAGATGTACGCGTTGATGCCCGGGTGCGAGTGCTCCTCCACGCCCCAGCAGTGGAACTGCCCGTTGCACGTCGGGTCGCCCCGGTAGTCCGCATCACCGCGGGCGAGGCCGTGGTTGGCGCCAAACCAGACGCTGTTGGTTTTCGCGTCATAGGCGATGCGCCAGATGTTGCAGAGCTTCTCGCGGCCTCGCAGTTCGGCGTCGACGACGTTCGGTCCCGAGAAGATGTCGTAGTGCACGACGTCGAGCGTGCCGTCCGCGCGCAGTGCGACACGGTCGGCGTCACCGCTCTTGTATCGCGCGGGGTCCGGCGCGTTGCTGTCCCAGTTGTTCTCGCAGTGGAGCGCGCCGTCGCCCGGCATGCCCTCGTAGCCGACGAAGACGGTGTCGTTCCAAGCGCCCGCGACAGAGATGACCTTGAGGTACTTCGGTCCCGGCGGCGCGCTGCCGTCCGGCATGTAGCCGTACGGGCGCAGGCCTTCCGCCATCGTGTAACGCCGGAAGGTGCGCTCACCCTTCTTCATGAGGAAGAGCCCTTCTTCGCCGCCCGCCACCCAGATGTTGCCGGATGCGTCCGCGCTCACGCCGTGGATGAAGCGGGGGCCGCCCGCCTCGCGGCCGAAGAACTCCCAGTTCGCCGCGGAAGGCGTGGGCAGGGGCACTTCCACGGGGCCCCCGTCCGGCGTGCCACCGTCGTCATCCGGCGTACCCGAATCCGGCGTGCCACCGTCGTCGTCCGGCGTGCCCGAATCCGGTTCTCCCGCGTCGGGCTCGTCCGGTGTCCCTGAATCCGGCGTGCCCGAGTCCGGCGTGCCTGCATCGCCTTCCGGGGCTTGGGGGGATTCCGAGGGCGGGACGTCCAAGTCCTGTCCGTCCGTCGTGCCACTCCCCGAGCCACAGCCCGTCCACACCCAGCCCGCCATGAAGAGCGCGCCCGCCCATCCCCATCCGCGCTTCATCTCGTCACCGTCCCCTGCTGAAAAGCCGATCGGCCCGAAGTGGGTCGTCGTGTTCAATCCCCGTTCGTTGGCAAGGACGGTGCCAGCACGAGCAGCCTTGAAGCGCGGCGTGTCCGTTGGGCGCCAGACACGATGTGGGTAATCCGCTTCCCAGCGTGCGTACGGGCCTGTCCCGGGCGAGGCCGGATTCGTGCTACTTCCTTCCTCGAATGGGTGGTCATGACGCGCGGGGCCGGATGCCACTTTCTCTTGTCGGTCAGGAGCCGGACCTCCTGTTCTACACACGTCAGGCGGCCGAGCATGGCGGGCCCGTGCTGGTGTTGGGAGCCGCCAATGGCCGGGTGGTGTGGGCGCTGGCGGGACATGGCCATGACGCCGTGGGCGTGGACCCTTCGGAGGTGATGATTCGCTCCGCCGAGGAACAGCGGAGCTCGGAACCCGAGGACGTCTCACGCAGGGCGCGCTTCCAGGTGGCGGACCTCCGCTCGCTGCGCCTGTCCGAGCGCTTCCCACTGGTGCTCGCGCCCCAGCACGCGTTGGGGCTGATGCCGGGAAAGGATGACTTGGAGGCGTTGCTGGCCACGGTGCGCCACCACCTCACGCCGGACGGCTCCTTCGTCTACGACGTGCTCAACACGCCTCGCGAGCCGGTGCTCCCCCGGGACGACGAGGCGCCCAGCGCCGGCCTGGAGCCCCGCCGCCCGCTCTTCACCCTCCACCTGCGCGAGCGGCGTGCGCCCGGTGGGCCCAGCCCCATCCGCCGCCTCAAGCTGCGGCACTTCACGCCGGAGGAGCTGGACGCGGCGCTCACCGCGGCGGGGTTGGTGCCGCGCGAGCGCTACGGCCGCTTCGACGGCAAGCCCTTCGACCTGGAGGACTCGCGCCACATCGGCATCGCCGGACCGTGAGCGCCCGTCAGCGCTCGAAGCGGTAGCCCAGTCCGCGCACGGTGAGGAAGTGGCGGGGGGCTTCCGGGTCGGGCTCGAACTTCAGGCGCAGCTGGCGCATGAAGTTGTCCACGGTGCGGGCGCTGCCTTCGTAGTGGTAGCCCCAGGCGCCGGACAGCAGCTCCTCGCGGGTGAAGGTGCGCCCCGGGTGCGCGAGGAAGTGCGCCAGCAGCTTGAACTCCTGCGCGGTGAGCTCCACCGGCGTCCCTGCGCGCGCCACCGTGCGGGCGGCCATGTCCACGCTCACGTCGCCGAATGTCACCGGCGGCGGCGAGCCCGCCCCTGCGGACGGGTAGCGCCGGCGCAGCACGGCTTTGATTCGGGCCAGCAGCTCCTGGAGGCCGAACGGCTTCACCACGTAGTCGTCCGCGCCCAGGTTGAGGCCGACAATCTTGTCCGTCTCCATGCCCTTGGCGGAGAGCACGACGACGGGCGTGTCCCGGCCGCGCTGGCGCAGTTCCTTGAGGACCTCGAAGCCGTTGAGCTCCGGCAGCATGACGTCCAGCACCACCAGGTCCGGCGACTCGTCCAGCGCGCGCGCCAGTCCAGTGCGGCCATCCTGGGCCTGGAGCACCTCGTAGCCCTCGAAGCGCAGGTTCATGGACAGGCCCGTGAGGATGGACAGGTCGTCCTCCACGACCAGGATGCTCCGTGTCTTGTCGCTCATGCCTTCCCCGCCGGCAGGTGGATGGTGAACCGGCTTCCCTTGCCTGGCTCGCTCTGCACGGAGATGCGGCCTCCGTGGGTTTCGATGATGCGCCGGGTAATGGCCAGCCCCAGCCCGCTGCCTTCCGTCCTGCGCGTCAGCAGGTTGTCCACGCGATAGAAGCGCTCGAAGATGCGCTTGCGCTCCTTGGGAGCAATGCCCAAGCCGTTGTCCTCCACCGACAGGTCCACCCACTTGTCGTTGCCTCGGACCTGGAGGGTGATGCGGCGGTTTTCCGGCCCGCTGTACTTGTAGGCATTCTGCAGCAGGTTGAGCAACGCGCCGGCCACCGCGGCCCGGTCCACGTCCAGCGCGGGCAAGCCGTCCGACACATCCACCGTCAGGTCTACGCCGTCCTCCATGCGCTGGGTGCGGAAGGCCTCCACCGCCGCGTTCACGAGCTCCGGCACCGGCACGATTTCGCGCTGGTACACCTTGCGCCCGCCTTCGATGCGCGCCCAGTCCAGCACGCGCTCGACGAAGATGGACAGGCGTTCCGTCTCGCGCATCAGCAGGGTGAGCACCTCCTGCATCTGCGCCGGGTCCTTCAGCCGCCCCAGGGCCAGGGTTTCGATGAACATGCGGATGGACGTGAGCGGCGTGCGCAGCTCGTGGCTCACCAGCGACACGAAGTCCGTCTTCATCCGCGACAGCTGCGCTTCGCGGTAGAGCGCGCGGCCGGTGTAGACGACGCCGAAGGTGAGCGTCAGGTAGAACAGGCCCAGCAGCACGCCGTACAGCACGCGGTTGCGCGTGGACGCGCGCGCCACCGGGTCCTCGCCGGTGGGCAGCACCACCAGCCGGAAGTCCTGGAGGGGCGAGGGCAACACGCGCTCCGCCAGGCCCGTGGGCCCCATGGCGCTGGCGCGCGCCTGCGCCACCTCGGACACCAGACGCCCCATCAGTCCGCCATCGGAGGGCTCCCGGGGCACGGGCAGCAGGGCGAAGCGCACCGGTTCACTGGACACGGCCCGGGGGTCCACGCGCTCGGCCAGCAGGGCCTCCAGCCTCTGCACCGACAGCCGCACGCCGTGCACCACGCTGCCGCGTCGCTCGGCGGCCACCAGCACCGCGCGCCCGCCCGCGGTGAGCGAGAAGACGGTGGGCTCGGTGGGCAGTCCGCCCGCCTCGGGCACCACGGTGGAGAGCGCCTCCGCCAGCTGGGTGTCCCGGGTGCGGACCTGCCCGTCCTCCAACTGGAAGGCGCCGTCCGGCTCCGACACGGGCTGCCCGTCGGGGAGGATGAACTGGAGTTGGTCATTCACCGGCTCCAGGCTCGCCGAGGCGAGGATGCCCGGCAGCTCCTCCGACAGCGACTCCAGCGTGCCGCGCCAGGCGGCCTCCAGCCGTTTCTCCACGGCCGCGCGCTCGTTGATGATGGCCACCACCCCGAAGCCGGACAGGCCGGCGGATGGCACCACCACCAGGACGATGAGCAGCGCGAACGTGCGCCGGAAGTTGAGGAAGCGGGGCGGAGTGCGGGACACGGCCCCTCTCCTTTACTCCCACCCGGCGCTACACGCTCGTGGCGTTTCACCCACGCCCGCGACAGGGGAGTGTCCACCACCACCTGGAGTGTGTGCGGACGTCATCGACTTCGGGGGTGTTCTGGTGCAAGCATGGGCGGCTGCGGGGCAGGCGTGCGACGTGGGCCGGCCGCCTTCTTCCCCGCTCAGGACGCGGCCGCCCGGTGTCTGGTGGGTGGGGCGGGCCGCCGCGAGGAAGGGAACCCCTCCATGAGACGGACGGTCCTGGCCACGGTGCTGGCCTCGATGCTCGCGCTTCCGGCGTGTGAAGACCGCGATGCCCAGGCGACCTGGACCCAGTCGTCGGGCTCGGTGGCGCTCAGCCGGGATGACGCCTTTCTCTACGTGGTGGACTCGGACAACGGCGTCCTCGCCGTGGTGGACAC from Myxococcus xanthus encodes the following:
- a CDS encoding sensor histidine kinase, translated to MSRTPPRFLNFRRTFALLIVLVVVPSAGLSGFGVVAIINERAAVEKRLEAAWRGTLESLSEELPGILASASLEPVNDQLQFILPDGQPVSEPDGAFQLEDGQVRTRDTQLAEALSTVVPEAGGLPTEPTVFSLTAGGRAVLVAAERRGSVVHGVRLSVQRLEALLAERVDPRAVSSEPVRFALLPVPREPSDGGLMGRLVSEVAQARASAMGPTGLAERVLPSPLQDFRLVVLPTGEDPVARASTRNRVLYGVLLGLFYLTLTFGVVYTGRALYREAQLSRMKTDFVSLVSHELRTPLTSIRMFIETLALGRLKDPAQMQEVLTLLMRETERLSIFVERVLDWARIEGGRKVYQREIVPVPELVNAAVEAFRTQRMEDGVDLTVDVSDGLPALDVDRAAVAGALLNLLQNAYKYSGPENRRITLQVRGNDKWVDLSVEDNGLGIAPKERKRIFERFYRVDNLLTRRTEGSGLGLAITRRIIETHGGRISVQSEPGKGSRFTIHLPAGKA
- a CDS encoding sigma 54-interacting transcriptional regulator, which produces MPALPPAPIPSHTVIGARTQGERLSAQLFHLVLLDTERAGTVFPLANEALRVGKAPDNDVVIDHPTVSRNHLVVRRQGDRFLVQDLGSTNGTFLDGAQVREAFLRPGALLEVGDVRLRFSPQVSPVQVEPILEDRLGDLVGRSLPMRQIFALLQRIAPTDSTVLLVGETGSGKGAAAKATHKLSPRAGGPLVVFDCASVSDSLIESELFGHEKGAFTGAVSQRIGCLERANGGTLFLDEIDDLALDLQPKLLRAIEDREFRRLGASSPISFDARIIVASKKDLWAETQAGRFREDLYFRLSVFTVSLPSLRDRKEDIPLLVDAFAGEGLWPRLPEKIREQFTGHTWPGNVRELRNALERARHMVDIPELAGDTLLREFTREVPAAAGDSLPVEFTGPFKVCKDELIRAFEREYLTRLLGRAKGNIARAAREAELDRKHLYSLLHKYGLVQSETD
- a CDS encoding response regulator transcription factor; amino-acid sequence: MSDKTRSILVVEDDLSILTGLSMNLRFEGYEVLQAQDGRTGLARALDESPDLVVLDVMLPELNGFEVLKELRQRGRDTPVVVLSAKGMETDKIVGLNLGADDYVVKPFGLQELLARIKAVLRRRYPSAGAGSPPPVTFGDVSVDMAARTVARAGTPVELTAQEFKLLAHFLAHPGRTFTREELLSGAWGYHYEGSARTVDNFMRQLRLKFEPDPEAPRHFLTVRGLGYRFER
- a CDS encoding DUF3332 domain-containing protein: MKRPSPWLAMLFAGFMSMHATGCFGQFQLTQKIWNFNKNISGNKFVQWLMFLVLTIIPVYGLGAFIDAIVINSIEFWTGSNPVASVDGAPETTRIVKLSPTDTLRLSRDVETGVMRMELAREGQETMVRYFEPLEDGMVVRDDAGAMLIQAQEATDGAVAVTDAAGTTLTVHARDALAVARRVYEEGGAQALAQHAVAQASVSQGLASNTCVAQ
- a CDS encoding class I SAM-dependent methyltransferase, coding for MGGHDARGRMPLSLVGQEPDLLFYTRQAAEHGGPVLVLGAANGRVVWALAGHGHDAVGVDPSEVMIRSAEEQRSSEPEDVSRRARFQVADLRSLRLSERFPLVLAPQHALGLMPGKDDLEALLATVRHHLTPDGSFVYDVLNTPREPVLPRDDEAPSAGLEPRRPLFTLHLRERRAPGGPSPIRRLKLRHFTPEELDAALTAAGLVPRERYGRFDGKPFDLEDSRHIGIAGP